A region from the Hydra vulgaris chromosome 10, alternate assembly HydraT2T_AEP genome encodes:
- the LOC136086157 gene encoding zinc finger MYM-type protein 1-like: MNCRGQSYDNGANMRGQYKGVQALIKEKNPRALYVPCANHIFNLMVCDAAKSVSIAINVFGTVQPIFTFFAASTVRWDTLQSVCKMTVKSLSDTRWESRINSIKVVKDNLVQIIKALYKVADSSSIGVAVSEANGLANEISSYQFILSLTIYHDLLFEINKVSKVKQNPSADISIMIKLVETRKKFLESFRSDESFEAIIKKSEEIAIKLGTEPVFPQVRLSRKRRFFEYEGTDTPLNGKSKYKVDFFNAIIDVALVSLNERFKMLDSYNKILGFLTRTKKMQSLDANELLNDCKNLVLSLRNPSTEELEVNHEELYSEINTFLRMEASAESKDALEILKYITANSLIEIFPNLFIALRILLTSPISVASAERSFSKLKLIKNYLRSTMGQDRLSALALISIENKISRSLDCSDLIDELASLKVRKVKF, translated from the coding sequence ATGAATTGTCGCGGGCAATCATATGATAATGGTGCTAACATGCGAGGGCAATACAAAGGGGTTCAAGCtttaatcaaagaaaaaaatcccAGAGCTCTTTACGTTCCATGTGCTAACCACATATTTAATCTAATGGTATGTGATGCTGCGAAATCAGTATCAATTGCAATTAACGTTTTTGGTACTGTTCAaccaatttttacattttttgctgCATCAACCGTTCGATGGGACACACTGCAAAGTGTTTGTAAAATGACTGTTAAATCATTATCAGATACGCGTTGGGAAAGCcgtataaatagtataaaagttgtaaaagatAATTTGGTTCAAATTATAAAAGCTTTATACAAAGTTGCAGATTCAAGTTCAATTGGAGTTGCTGTTTCTGAAGCTAACGGTCTTGCAAATGAGATATCCTCATATCAGTTTATACTTTCACTTACAATTTATCATgatttattgtttgaaattaacAAAGTAAGTAAAGTTAAGCAGAATCCCTCGGCAGATATTTCTATTATGATAAAATTGGTGGAAActaggaaaaaatttttagaatcaTTCAGAAGTGATGAATCATTTGAAgcgattattaaaaaatctgaaGAAATAGCTATAAAATTAGGTACTGAGCCAGTATTCCCTCAAGTGCGGCTTAGCCGAAAACGCCGTTTTTTTGAATATGAAGGAACTGATACACCTCTAAATGGAAAGTCTAAATAtaaagtagatttttttaatgcaataattGATGTTGCATTAGTAAGCTTAAATGAAAGATTCAAAATGCTTGATTCatacaacaaaatattaggttttttaACCCGTaccaaaaaaatgcaaagtttaGATGCAAATGAATTGTTGAATgattgtaaaaatttagttttatcactGAGAAATCCTAGTACAGAAGAATTGGAAGTGAACCATGAAGAGTTATACTCggaaataaatacatttttaagaatGGAAGCTTCGGCGGAATCGAAAGATGCACTGGAAATTTTGAAGTATATTACGGCAAATTCTTTAATCgaaatttttccaaatttatttattgccCTACGAATTTTACTAACTTCCCCTATTTCAGTGGCAAGCGCAGAGAGGTCATTTTCCAAactaaaactcataaaaaactatttacgtTCCACTATGGGTCAAGACCGCTTATCTGCATTAGCTTTAATTtccattgaaaataaaataagtcgGTCCTTGGACTGTTCTGATTTAATTGATGAGCTTGCGTCTTTAAAAGTCAGAAAGGTTAAGTTTTAA
- the LOC136086158 gene encoding zinc finger MYM-type protein 1-like, with protein MLKKIKPVTSFFNISSGTNTTFDTGAITLQDVSEKLVDVLSDQSETSLASFSFDDSNSEVSTVLLPDTHEKDFEMNLSQESSLASNDFVLASNPQLHEAQQDITDVVIVSDDPALWPISFNERERVDIVKKGPTQVKQINFKADKSGRRFNTSFYTRVLANGEEVSRSWLVYSIQNNSVFCFCCIIFSSRKICLSSTEGYSDWKNIGSSLKQHDKSQDHISCMQKWMNMSVDLKSNATIDQNLQRMIENEKKHWRLVLERLFAIVLMLAERSLPFRGHREQLYQPNNENFLAKVELIAKFDPVRLEHLKRIKNKECFDTYLGKDVQNEIIGLISRRILKTIVSSVQSSKYFSVIMYCTPDVSHKEQLSILLRCVKIYQEEVQIEEIFCCFFT; from the coding sequence atgttaaaaaaaattaaaccagtgacaagtttttttaatatatcatcaGGTACTAACACAACTTTTGATACAGGTGCTATTACTTTGCAAGATGTTTCAGAAAAATTGGTAGATGTTTTATCAGACCAGTCTGAAACATCTTTAGCGTCTTTCTCTTTTGATGATTCAAATTCTGAAGTTTCTACTGTCCTATTACCGGACACCcatgaaaaagattttgaaatgaATTTGTCTCAAGAGTCCTCGTTAGCTtctaatgattttgttttagcTTCGAATCCTCAGTTGCATGAAGCACAACAAGATATAACTGATGTGGTTATTGTTTCCGACGACCCGGCGTTATGGCCTATTTCGTTTAATGAACGAGAAAGAGtcgatattgttaaaaaaggacCGACTCaggttaaacaaataaattttaaagccGATAAATCGGGTCGCAGATTTAATACTAGTTTCTACACGAGAGTTCTTGCTAACGGTGAAGAAGTTTCTAGAAGCTGGCTAGTGTATTCTATACAAAATAATTCGGTATTTTGCTTTTGTTGCATAATTTTTTCCTCCCGAAAAATATGTTTATCGTCGACTGAAGGTTATTCAGATTGGAAAAATATTGGTTCTAGCTTAAAACAACATGATAAATCTCAGGATCACATTAGCTGTATGCAAAAATGGATGAATATGTCAGttgatttaaaatcaaatgcaacaattgatcaaaatttgcaGAGAATGATAGAAAATGAGAAGAAACATTGGCGCTTGGTACTTGAACGTCTTTTTGCTATAGTGCTAATGTTAGCTGAAAGATCATTACCTTTTCGTGGACACCGTGAGCAACTTTATCAGCCTAATAATGAAAACTTCTTGGCAAAAGTAGAACTTATTGCAAAATTTGATCCAGTTAGGTTAGAGCATCTCaaacgaataaaaaataaagaatgctTTGACACTTATCTTGGAAAAGATGTGCAGAATGAAATAATCGGACTTATATCGAGAAGAATACTGAAAACTATCGTATCTTCTGTACagtcatcaaaatatttttctgttatcATGTATTGCACTCCTGATGTAAGTCATAAGGAACAGCTTTCAATTCTTTTGAGATGCGTTAAAATTTATCAGGAAGAAGTAcaaattgaagaaattttttgttgttttttcacATAA